The candidate division WOR-3 bacterium genome has a window encoding:
- a CDS encoding L-threonylcarbamoyladenylate synthase, translating to MKKETKKVEVFLFPTDTIPGIGCFLSTSCVERLKKIKKRPQDKPFQLILGNVEEIKKWVEELPPVLEKLKKLLPGGLTLILKGKKDLPPGVLSKEGKIGIRIPNHKELRNFINKNKLPLVATSANISGEETPKKIEDVKIYFDKKIEGKPGSGKASTVLDISDNSIIIQRKGDVSILKIERIVGEEVKLGEHLEFNVLFVCSANKCRSPMAEIHLRNLLSDLKKVNIRSAGILGLGGMDLYEDAKKVLEENNLIFENFSSTLLTKSLTEWADLILIMDDFQKKYIMKVFPESMDKVVFLRNFRREEKEYIIEDPAGKSLEECRKTFNIIKEANKKLEEYLRNKFKK from the coding sequence ATGAAAAAAGAAACAAAAAAAGTGGAGGTATTTCTTTTCCCCACAGACACCATTCCTGGGATTGGATGCTTCCTATCTACTTCGTGTGTAGAAAGATTAAAAAAAATAAAGAAACGACCTCAAGATAAACCCTTTCAACTTATTCTTGGGAATGTAGAAGAAATAAAAAAATGGGTGGAGGAACTTCCTCCTGTTCTTGAAAAGCTCAAGAAACTTCTTCCAGGAGGGTTAACTCTTATTTTAAAAGGGAAAAAAGATTTACCCCCTGGGGTCCTTTCAAAAGAGGGGAAAATAGGGATAAGAATTCCCAATCACAAAGAATTAAGAAATTTCATAAATAAAAATAAACTACCTCTTGTTGCAACAAGTGCAAATATCAGTGGTGAAGAAACTCCTAAAAAAATAGAAGACGTTAAAATTTATTTTGATAAAAAAATAGAGGGAAAACCTGGAAGCGGAAAAGCTTCGACTGTTTTAGATATTTCAGATAACTCAATTATAATTCAAAGAAAGGGTGATGTCTCTATTTTGAAAATAGAAAGAATTGTAGGGGAAGAAGTTAAACTTGGAGAGCATTTAGAATTTAATGTTCTTTTTGTCTGTTCCGCTAATAAATGCAGGAGTCCTATGGCAGAGATACATTTAAGAAATTTATTAAGCGATCTTAAAAAAGTTAATATTCGCTCAGCAGGAATTTTAGGACTGGGAGGAATGGATTTATATGAAGATGCCAAGAAGGTTTTGGAGGAAAACAATTTAATTTTCGAAAATTTTTCCTCAACTCTTTTAACAAAATCTTTAACAGAATGGGCAGATTTAATTCTAATTATGGATGATTTTCAGAAAAAATATATAATGAAGGTTTTCCCAGAAAGTATGGATAAAGTGGTTTTCTTAAGAAATTTTAGAAGGGAAGAAAAAGAGTATATAATAGAAGATCCTGCTGGGAAAAGTTTGGAAGAATGTAGAAAAACATTTAATATAATAAAAGAGGCAAATAAAAAATTGGAGGAGTATCTTAGAAATAAGTTCAAAAAATAA
- a CDS encoding site-2 protease family protein: MESLHKKIEELLQEVLEIEASKTEHFSFVLEGKLKIPEEEALKYIKEKVKLLDFFVSFRRKGEGISLTFIPLPEKKERKDWINFLLLIMTFITTLIAGALQLEVNPFSPIFNIIKGIPFSLSIMLIIGSHELGHYLLARKNNVDASLPYFIPAPHLIGTFGAIIKMRSPIKDRNSLIEIGAGGPIIGFIVSTIVLLIGLHLSEPVSISDYKGGLTLGDSILIKLFTRIYFHTLPEGKDISLHPIAFAGWIGYFITALNLLPVGQLDGGHILYALINEKSKIVGWIVFGIAILLSFFWIGWIVWAILFLVIGFKHPSPLDTISPLSKKHKIIALISFLILILTFVPTPFLVK; encoded by the coding sequence ATGGAAAGTCTTCACAAAAAGATTGAAGAGTTATTACAAGAAGTTTTAGAAATAGAAGCTTCAAAAACAGAGCATTTTTCTTTTGTCTTGGAAGGAAAGTTAAAGATCCCAGAAGAAGAAGCATTAAAATATATAAAAGAAAAAGTAAAACTTTTGGATTTTTTCGTAAGTTTTAGAAGGAAAGGAGAAGGAATCTCATTAACTTTTATTCCACTACCTGAGAAAAAAGAAAGAAAAGATTGGATAAATTTTTTACTTTTAATAATGACGTTCATAACAACGTTAATTGCTGGAGCTCTTCAGTTGGAAGTGAATCCCTTTTCCCCAATCTTTAATATTATTAAAGGGATTCCTTTTTCCTTATCAATTATGTTAATCATTGGAAGTCACGAGCTCGGGCATTATCTTTTGGCAAGAAAAAACAATGTGGATGCCTCTTTACCTTATTTCATTCCAGCTCCACACTTAATTGGAACTTTTGGGGCAATAATTAAAATGAGATCACCAATAAAAGATAGAAACTCTCTAATAGAGATAGGAGCAGGAGGCCCAATAATTGGCTTTATTGTCTCTACTATTGTGCTATTAATAGGTCTTCATCTTTCAGAACCCGTGAGTATTTCAGATTATAAGGGAGGATTAACACTTGGAGATTCCATTCTGATTAAGCTGTTCACAAGGATATATTTTCATACATTGCCAGAAGGAAAAGACATCTCTTTACATCCAATAGCCTTTGCAGGTTGGATTGGATATTTCATAACAGCCTTAAATTTACTTCCCGTTGGGCAGCTTGATGGAGGACACATATTATACGCCTTAATTAACGAGAAAAGCAAGATAGTAGGTTGGATTGTTTTTGGTATAGCAATATTATTAAGTTTTTTCTGGATTGGATGGATAGTTTGGGCTATCCTTTTCCTCGTTATTGGTTTTAAACATCCCTCTCCACTTGACACAATATCTCCTCTTTCTAAGAAACATAAGATTATTGCTTTAATTTCTTTTTTAATATTAATCTTGACTTTTGTCCCAACACCATTTTTGGTGAAATGA
- the argS gene encoding arginine--tRNA ligase has product MRNKIEQIIKEITKDIFGEEIEFDILYPPDEKMGDYSVNVAFPLAKKLKSNPEKIAREILGKLDLDITESVFQIKGFLNFKIKKEAWLKELAEAINPNYGETNSGKGKKVLIEFVSANPTGPLTVAHGRGAVYGDALARILQSQGFDVKREYYVNDTGNQIKNLGESIKLKIEEIKGKEVQYPENAYKGDYIEKIAKEAINKGIKDYGKFGADYMLEEIKKTLQRLHIHFDEWIRESKIIEDGKVEAVISDLKKITPNPLVEKEGALWFVAGKRERVFRRNDGTWTYIVPDIAYHRFKFDRNFDLLIDLLGPDHQDHIPELKESLKLLGYPANNLEVKIVQWVTLKKGNETLKMSKRAGTFITLDELIDEVGIDAVKFFYLLKKSSIPMDFDLELAKEESERNPVYYVQYGHARISSLLELAMDRGYPIDSKEALSKLKQKEEWNLIKKIPIFTEILEDAAKIREAHLITHYLLSLSKLYHNLYQNIRILDGDKELIEPRLFLSNATRNVIKKGLELLGVSAPLRM; this is encoded by the coding sequence ATGAGGAATAAAATTGAACAAATAATAAAAGAAATAACAAAGGATATATTTGGAGAAGAAATAGAATTCGATATTCTTTATCCTCCAGATGAAAAAATGGGGGATTATAGCGTGAATGTTGCCTTCCCATTAGCTAAAAAGTTAAAAAGCAATCCTGAGAAAATCGCAAGAGAAATCCTTGGAAAATTGGACTTGGATATAACAGAGTCTGTTTTTCAGATAAAAGGATTCTTAAATTTTAAAATAAAAAAAGAAGCTTGGCTTAAAGAGTTAGCCGAGGCAATAAATCCTAATTACGGGGAAACAAACTCAGGAAAAGGGAAGAAAGTTCTAATTGAATTTGTTTCTGCTAATCCCACAGGGCCTTTAACTGTAGCTCATGGTCGTGGGGCTGTTTACGGGGATGCTTTAGCCAGGATACTTCAATCTCAGGGATTTGATGTGAAAAGGGAATATTATGTAAATGATACAGGGAATCAAATCAAAAATCTTGGCGAGTCAATTAAGCTCAAGATAGAAGAAATAAAAGGTAAAGAGGTTCAATATCCTGAAAATGCTTATAAAGGTGATTATATAGAAAAAATTGCTAAAGAAGCAATTAATAAAGGAATTAAAGATTATGGAAAGTTCGGGGCAGATTATATGCTGGAGGAGATAAAAAAGACTCTTCAAAGATTGCACATTCATTTTGACGAGTGGATAAGAGAATCTAAAATAATTGAAGATGGGAAAGTAGAAGCAGTTATCTCAGACCTTAAAAAAATAACTCCCAATCCTCTTGTAGAAAAAGAAGGTGCACTATGGTTTGTAGCTGGGAAGAGAGAAAGAGTTTTTAGAAGAAATGATGGCACATGGACTTATATCGTTCCTGATATTGCGTACCATAGATTCAAATTTGATAGAAATTTTGATCTTTTGATTGATTTACTTGGTCCAGATCATCAGGACCATATCCCAGAGCTTAAGGAGAGTTTAAAACTATTAGGATATCCAGCCAACAATCTTGAAGTAAAAATTGTGCAATGGGTAACTCTTAAAAAAGGAAACGAAACCCTGAAAATGTCAAAAAGAGCAGGAACTTTTATCACTCTGGACGAACTAATAGACGAGGTTGGAATTGATGCTGTGAAATTCTTTTATCTTTTAAAGAAATCTTCCATCCCCATGGACTTTGATCTTGAACTTGCAAAAGAGGAATCTGAGAGGAATCCTGTTTATTATGTCCAGTATGGTCACGCTAGAATCTCTTCTCTTCTTGAGCTTGCAATGGATAGAGGTTATCCTATAGATTCAAAAGAAGCACTTTCAAAACTTAAGCAAAAAGAGGAATGGAATTTAATAAAGAAAATCCCAATATTTACAGAAATTTTGGAAGACGCCGCAAAAATAAGAGAAGCCCACCTCATCACTCATTATCTCCTTAGTCTCTCTAAACTTTATCATAATCTCTACCAAAATATAAGGATTTTAGATGGTGATAAAGAATTAATAGAACCCAGACTCTTTCTCTCAAATGCAACAAGAAATGTAATAAAAAAAGGATTAGAACTTTTAGGAGTTTCAGCTCCTTTAAGAATGTAA
- the rsfS gene encoding ribosome silencing factor, whose amino-acid sequence MEDTNNLIKIVIEKMKEKKCKNLVKLKVGEVTDLTEAFIICTAFSDIQSRVVVDAISEELKKKKKIAHSIEGYEMAKWILMDYIDFVVHVFQPEQREYYNLERLWGDVTKEEFPDEE is encoded by the coding sequence GTGGAGGACACCAATAATCTTATTAAAATTGTTATTGAAAAAATGAAAGAAAAAAAATGCAAAAATCTTGTTAAATTAAAGGTTGGAGAAGTTACAGATTTGACTGAAGCTTTTATAATTTGCACTGCCTTTTCCGACATTCAATCAAGAGTGGTAGTAGACGCCATTTCCGAAGAATTAAAAAAGAAAAAAAAGATTGCTCATAGTATAGAAGGATATGAAATGGCAAAATGGATTCTAATGGACTATATAGATTTTGTAGTTCATGTTTTTCAACCTGAGCAAAGAGAGTATTATAATCTTGAACGTTTATGGGGAGATGTAACAAAAGAGGAGTTTCCTGATGAGGAATAA
- a CDS encoding LytR C-terminal domain-containing protein, protein MAKESKNNFSILTLILMFFIGLFLFSFGNKIVRPIDYHNIKVEVLNACGVDALARVTTDYLRSKGFDVINYANAKEKQEKTVVIDRLSKEKEWAKIVSSNLGIDLTSTSIDSNMCVHVLILLGKDYKEVLPEKVLKDRRLSGGHQ, encoded by the coding sequence GTGGCGAAAGAATCTAAAAATAATTTTTCAATTCTAACTTTAATTCTCATGTTCTTTATTGGATTATTCCTTTTCTCTTTCGGTAACAAAATAGTTAGACCAATAGATTATCATAACATAAAAGTGGAAGTCCTAAATGCTTGTGGCGTAGATGCTCTTGCAAGGGTTACAACAGATTATCTAAGAAGCAAGGGATTTGATGTGATAAATTATGCCAATGCAAAAGAAAAACAAGAAAAAACAGTTGTAATAGACCGCTTATCGAAGGAAAAAGAATGGGCAAAGATTGTCAGCTCTAACCTTGGAATAGACTTGACTTCTACAAGTATAGATTCTAATATGTGTGTCCACGTTTTAATTTTACTTGGAAAAGATTATAAAGAGGTTTTACCAGAAAAAGTCTTAAAAGACAGGAGGTTAAGTGGAGGACACCAATAA
- a CDS encoding sugar phosphate nucleotidyltransferase, translated as MVPHIIILAAGIGKRMKSKKIKVLHELMGKPIIEWVINLAKSLSPESITLVYGKDGEVLKGIFKGINYAFQEKPTGTGAAVSIALKTFKECKGDVIVLSGDTPLLMKESLIRLLEYHKKQNNDATIMTFFPEDPKGYGRIIRKGEEIIQIIEEKDATPTQKEIREVNGGIYVFSIPKLKEALKFLTPNNAQGEYYLTDVISLIKEAGGKVGGVIIENSWELKGINTRRDLAEVTDILRRKKIEALQEEGVTIIMPDTVFIEPEVMVGKDTIIYPNVVLRGKSIIGSNCILEPFVYLVDKEIPSGTIVKSGERI; from the coding sequence ATGGTTCCCCACATAATAATTCTTGCTGCAGGAATAGGCAAAAGAATGAAATCAAAAAAAATAAAGGTGCTTCATGAATTAATGGGAAAACCTATAATCGAATGGGTTATTAATCTTGCAAAAAGCCTTTCCCCTGAATCCATCACTCTTGTTTACGGAAAAGATGGAGAGGTTTTAAAAGGAATTTTTAAAGGGATAAATTATGCATTTCAAGAGAAACCAACAGGAACAGGGGCTGCTGTCTCAATTGCCTTAAAAACCTTTAAGGAGTGTAAAGGAGATGTTATTGTTCTGTCTGGTGATACACCACTTCTAATGAAAGAGTCCCTTATTAGATTATTAGAATATCATAAAAAACAAAATAATGATGCGACTATAATGACTTTTTTCCCTGAAGATCCTAAAGGTTATGGTAGAATAATAAGAAAGGGAGAAGAGATAATCCAGATTATAGAGGAAAAAGATGCCACTCCAACTCAAAAAGAAATCAGAGAAGTAAATGGTGGAATCTATGTGTTCTCTATCCCGAAACTCAAAGAAGCTTTAAAGTTCCTTACCCCTAACAACGCTCAAGGAGAGTATTATCTTACCGATGTTATCTCTCTTATAAAAGAAGCTGGAGGAAAAGTTGGAGGGGTAATTATAGAGAATTCTTGGGAACTAAAGGGCATTAATACAAGGAGAGATCTTGCAGAGGTAACCGATATTTTAAGAAGAAAAAAAATAGAAGCTCTTCAAGAAGAAGGAGTTACAATAATTATGCCTGATACTGTGTTTATAGAACCCGAAGTTATGGTGGGGAAGGACACAATTATCTATCCAAATGTTGTTTTAAGAGGGAAATCAATTATTGGGAGTAATTGTATCTTAGAACCTTTTGTCTATCTTGTCGATAAAGAAATCCCTTCAGGAACAATAGTTAAAAGTGGCGAAAGAATCTAA